Proteins encoded by one window of Cylindrospermum stagnale PCC 7417:
- a CDS encoding heavy-metal-associated domain-containing protein, with protein sequence MALKLKVSNLACDKCAETITQSIHTMMPDAKVNVDVDAKTVTVDSVAFESIASEESIKQVIVAAGYKIEGY encoded by the coding sequence ATGGCGCTAAAACTTAAAGTATCGAATCTTGCTTGTGATAAATGTGCGGAAACGATCACTCAATCTATCCACACAATGATGCCTGATGCCAAAGTTAATGTTGATGTCGATGCTAAGACTGTTACTGTTGATTCCGTAGCTTTTGAATCCATAGCTTCTGAGGAGTCAATCAAACAGGTAATCGTTGCGGCTGGATATAAGATTGAAGGTTATTGA
- a CDS encoding diguanylate cyclase — MNISILVFGSKDFLSSLPDQIRYPTDFSVEAIANLNQAMSRIETAPPDIMLVQAGLDGSTQLCGWLKNQTKLSSIYCILFEDRPHLLANRSKYGWEWELEMTVTALKEGADAYIWQIPAEKTDCTSMQLGANHQLILAQLTVGLRKAQKYRDLLRTNDVLSTFALADSLTELNNRRALEWDLPRQIKKAKTQGDPFSLIILDVDFFKKVNDSYGHLVGDRVLQLLSSRLRHSLRCQDTPFRYGGEEFVVLLANTTGEEALLLARRLNRIVNQEPFAIKNQLAINVTISLGIASLEPEDDEQGLTLLHRADQCLLEAKATGRNKVVSWGYPSQRSRLRAVSS, encoded by the coding sequence ATGAATATTTCTATTCTGGTCTTTGGAAGTAAAGACTTTCTTAGCTCACTTCCAGACCAGATCCGTTATCCAACCGATTTTAGTGTCGAAGCGATCGCCAATCTCAATCAGGCAATGTCGCGGATTGAAACTGCGCCGCCCGATATCATGCTGGTGCAGGCTGGGTTGGATGGGAGTACGCAACTATGCGGTTGGCTAAAAAACCAGACAAAGTTATCTTCGATCTACTGTATTTTGTTTGAAGATCGTCCTCATCTGCTTGCTAATAGAAGTAAGTATGGCTGGGAATGGGAGTTGGAAATGACTGTAACTGCCTTAAAAGAAGGCGCCGACGCTTACATTTGGCAAATACCCGCAGAAAAAACAGACTGTACCTCGATGCAGTTGGGTGCTAACCATCAGCTGATACTAGCTCAATTGACCGTTGGCTTGCGGAAAGCGCAAAAATACCGGGATTTACTCCGGACAAATGATGTGTTGTCAACATTCGCCTTGGCTGATTCGTTGACAGAATTAAATAATCGCCGTGCTTTAGAATGGGACTTACCCAGGCAAATTAAAAAAGCGAAAACCCAGGGAGATCCCTTCAGTTTGATTATTCTCGATGTAGACTTTTTCAAGAAAGTTAACGATTCTTACGGGCATTTAGTTGGCGATCGCGTTTTGCAGTTACTTTCTAGCCGTCTGCGTCACAGTCTGCGTTGTCAAGACACGCCATTTCGTTATGGTGGTGAAGAGTTTGTCGTGCTTCTGGCAAACACAACAGGTGAAGAAGCCCTACTATTGGCCCGTCGTCTCAATCGTATAGTCAATCAAGAACCATTTGCTATTAAAAATCAACTAGCAATTAATGTCACAATTAGCTTGGGTATAGCCAGCCTAGAACCAGAAGATGATGAGCAGGGTTTGACGCTGCTACATCGTGCCGATCAATGTCTCTTAGAGGCCAAAGCAACCGGGCGTAACAAAGTAGTTAGTTGGGGTTATCCATCCCAACGTTCCCGTCTCAGAGCAGTTTCTTCTTAG
- a CDS encoding energy transducer TonB has product MSFSSTALEQREKELKALTIFLTYSLIGSLALHIGLLANGIGNLLTKVPEIVEEPLEVTVVETPPEAEPKPLENLEQPQPDIASRILTSSDSQPGGGGGGGGGGELSINSSSSTSELKPQPQQNAVVATKVPFPKIEALKPLLSIPKGTVSERKLETQLQAKAPASQNILSQTSFRDSTTVQASSQPSANLSKLLAGIRDYRANQGVLQPSQGSAAGNGTATSNSSGIPGNGSTSVTGKGAGGSGSGSGSGSGSGSGSGSGSGSGSGSGSGSGSGSGSGSGSGSGNGNNNGNSNSNGNSNGNGNGANNGQENNSKVATAPTTPKIRTNSGNGNGRAACRECNANYPEWARKRGLEGRVEVAVDTDAQGNVINSRLLRSSGNAKLDAEHLERSRNWKLKPNSGGRQGTVIGTEYAIAGSQRYRKLQERKNQTTAEARNSESTNNSRNSASETPRRRRRLVASTSQTVPAESTTQTTQTRRVRRRRDIATSRESTSPTTSTTRGQRLGEALRRRRPQTATNSTPSSGSGETRKRRRRELNQATSVSTTSSNSSPKPTRRRRRLEQPVSSEQNQ; this is encoded by the coding sequence ATGAGTTTTTCCAGCACAGCCCTAGAGCAGCGAGAGAAAGAATTAAAGGCACTCACAATTTTTTTGACTTATAGTTTGATTGGCTCGTTGGCTCTACATATTGGGTTGCTGGCGAATGGTATTGGCAATCTACTAACGAAAGTGCCAGAAATTGTAGAAGAGCCGCTGGAAGTTACTGTTGTAGAAACTCCACCAGAAGCAGAACCGAAACCTCTAGAAAATCTAGAACAGCCACAACCCGATATTGCTTCACGGATTTTGACTAGTTCAGATAGTCAGCCTGGTGGTGGCGGTGGTGGCGGTGGTGGCGGCGAGTTGAGTATCAACAGCAGTTCTTCTACATCTGAATTAAAGCCGCAACCACAACAAAACGCGGTAGTCGCAACTAAAGTACCATTCCCGAAAATAGAAGCGCTAAAACCTTTACTTTCTATACCCAAAGGAACTGTTTCGGAAAGGAAATTAGAAACCCAGCTTCAAGCAAAAGCACCTGCTTCCCAAAATATACTTAGTCAAACGTCATTTAGAGATAGCACAACGGTACAAGCATCTTCACAACCCAGCGCAAATTTAAGCAAGTTGCTCGCAGGGATTAGAGACTACAGGGCAAATCAGGGAGTTTTACAACCTTCTCAGGGTTCGGCGGCTGGGAATGGTACAGCAACGTCTAACTCATCAGGGATTCCTGGTAATGGTTCTACTTCTGTAACTGGTAAAGGTGCTGGCGGTAGTGGTAGCGGCAGTGGTAGCGGTAGTGGTAGCGGCAGTGGTAGCGGTAGTGGTAGCGGCAGTGGTAGCGGTAGTGGTAGCGGCAGTGGTAGCGGTAGTGGTAGCGGCAGTGGTAGCGGTAGTGGCAATGGCAACAATAATGGCAACAGCAATAGCAACGGCAACAGCAACGGTAATGGCAATGGTGCAAATAATGGACAGGAAAATAATTCAAAAGTTGCCACAGCGCCGACAACTCCCAAAATAAGAACTAACTCTGGTAATGGTAATGGCCGTGCTGCTTGCCGGGAGTGTAACGCAAATTATCCAGAGTGGGCCAGGAAAAGAGGATTAGAGGGGAGGGTTGAAGTAGCTGTTGATACGGATGCACAGGGTAATGTTATTAATAGCCGCTTGTTGAGATCTAGTGGTAATGCTAAATTAGATGCAGAACACTTGGAGCGATCGCGCAATTGGAAGCTGAAACCCAATTCAGGCGGTAGACAAGGCACAGTTATTGGCACTGAATATGCGATCGCAGGTTCCCAACGATATCGTAAATTACAAGAACGCAAAAACCAGACAACAGCAGAAGCTAGAAACAGTGAATCTACGAACAATTCTCGTAACTCTGCCTCTGAAACCCCCAGACGCAGAAGAAGGTTAGTTGCATCAACTAGCCAAACTGTTCCTGCTGAATCCACCACACAAACTACACAAACTAGAAGAGTTCGCCGCAGAAGAGATATAGCAACATCAAGAGAATCTACAAGTCCAACTACATCAACTACTAGAGGGCAAAGATTGGGCGAAGCGCTGAGAAGAAGAAGGCCGCAAACTGCAACTAATAGCACTCCATCTTCAGGTTCAGGAGAAACCAGAAAAAGAAGGCGACGGGAACTCAACCAGGCAACCTCTGTTAGTACAACTAGTAGTAACAGTAGCCCTAAACCGACTAGACGGCGGCGACGTTTGGAACAACCTGTATCTTCAGAGCAAAATCAATAA
- a CDS encoding MotA/TolQ/ExbB proton channel family protein, with protein MDIKNLFIAGGVVMWPLLISSVLAVGLIIERIRFWVKISTRQQRVVRDVLNLYRQDNVVSTIDALRKNADLPIARIFLTALELEEPNPEEFRLALESEAQAEIPVFKRFNTIFDTIISLAPLLGLLGTVLGLIGSFASLNLGDVGGTKAAGVTSGISEALVSTASGLIVAIFTLVFANTFRGFYQRQIALIQEYGGHLELLYRRRYERGEKTYASTR; from the coding sequence ATGGATATTAAAAATCTATTTATCGCAGGTGGTGTAGTGATGTGGCCCCTGCTGATTTCTTCTGTGTTAGCTGTAGGGCTAATCATCGAACGGATCAGGTTTTGGGTAAAAATCAGTACCCGCCAGCAACGGGTAGTACGAGATGTGTTGAATCTCTATCGTCAGGACAATGTGGTGAGTACAATTGATGCACTGCGAAAGAATGCAGATTTACCCATTGCACGAATTTTTTTGACGGCTTTAGAATTAGAAGAACCAAACCCAGAAGAGTTTCGCTTGGCGTTGGAGAGTGAAGCACAGGCAGAAATACCCGTGTTCAAACGGTTTAATACAATTTTTGACACGATAATTTCTCTCGCACCCCTGTTAGGTCTTCTCGGTACTGTATTGGGATTAATTGGCTCTTTTGCCTCTCTAAATCTTGGCGATGTAGGCGGAACAAAAGCGGCTGGAGTAACTAGCGGTATTAGTGAGGCGTTGGTTTCTACTGCTTCTGGGTTAATTGTGGCGATTTTTACATTAGTTTTTGCTAATACCTTCCGGGGTTTTTATCAACGACAAATCGCTTTGATTCAAGAATATGGTGGTCATTTAGAACTACTGTACCGTCGTCGCTACGAAAGAGGAGAAAAAACCTATGCGTCTACAAGATGA
- a CDS encoding ExbD/TolR family protein, which translates to MRLQDEPDIPAQINIVPMIDVIFAILTFFIMSSLYLTRSEGLPVNLPQAATGKTDRPAQVTVTINSTGEMFLNKQAVSLEQLEAGVRENVKPQQQLMVVLNADEKVNHGQVVAVMDKVRQVEGVKLGIATRK; encoded by the coding sequence ATGCGTCTACAAGATGAGCCGGATATCCCAGCACAGATTAACATTGTGCCGATGATTGATGTGATATTTGCGATTTTGACATTTTTTATCATGTCATCGCTTTATTTAACTCGTTCCGAGGGGTTACCAGTTAATTTACCTCAAGCAGCTACGGGAAAAACAGATCGTCCCGCACAGGTGACGGTAACAATTAATAGTACTGGAGAGATGTTTCTGAACAAGCAAGCAGTTAGTTTAGAGCAATTAGAAGCAGGAGTCAGAGAAAATGTAAAACCTCAACAGCAGTTGATGGTAGTACTCAATGCTGATGAGAAAGTTAATCACGGACAAGTAGTAGCGGTGATGGATAAAGTGCGGCAAGTAGAGGGAGTGAAGTTAGGGATAGCTACTCGCAAATAG
- a CDS encoding acylase, with translation MFVSKVQLMSWVYKGKSVRILHFILSFILVLLLGTQAFSYPLKSTEILWDSYGVPHIYAKDNRSAFYAFGSAQMQSHGNLLLRLYGQARGRAAAYWGEKYLESDKWVLTMGVPSRARSWYQAQNPSFRSYLDAFAAGINAYASKHPDLIDDAVEVVLPVTGEDVLAHLHRVMHFTFVVNPSVVALVSKQESLPGSNGWAIAPSRSSSGNAMLLANPHLPWSDLFLWYEAQITAPGIDAYGATLVGVPVLAIAFNDNLGWTHTVNTHDGWDAYKLKLSDKGYLFDGKVLSFQTQTRTLQVKQTDGSIQEKPLVVKSSVHGPIVSETDNTAIALRVVGLDQPGVLEQWWDMARAQNLSQFEKALQRLQLPMFTVMYADREGHIMHLFNGLVPVRSQGDFAYWEGVVPGDTSKTLWTKNHPYQDLPKVIDPPSGWLQNTNDPPWTTTFPPAIKADDYPSYMAPRWMGFRSQRSARMLAEDEKISFAEMVAYKHSTRMEFSDRILDDLIPAARKYGNNLAQQAANVLAKWDRQANADSQGAVLFAAWANKLDFDKAFSQPWNQTQPRTTPDGLADPKAAVKLLETVAAEVEKTYGSLDVNWGKVYRMRAGNVDLPSNGGDGYLGIFRVVNFAPETEGRFQAVSGDSFVAAIEFSQPVKAMALTGYGNATQPNSPHREDQLQLFANKQLRPVWRTKPEITAHLQERQVF, from the coding sequence ATGTTTGTTAGTAAAGTGCAATTAATGTCTTGGGTATACAAAGGAAAATCAGTCAGGATTTTGCATTTTATACTCAGTTTTATTTTGGTTTTGCTGCTAGGAACACAAGCTTTTAGTTATCCATTAAAATCGACGGAAATACTTTGGGATAGCTACGGCGTACCCCATATTTACGCCAAAGATAACCGTAGCGCATTTTATGCCTTTGGTTCGGCGCAAATGCAAAGTCATGGTAATTTGCTGTTGCGTCTTTATGGTCAAGCTAGGGGACGTGCGGCGGCGTACTGGGGAGAAAAATATTTAGAGTCTGATAAATGGGTGTTGACAATGGGTGTACCCAGTCGCGCTCGTTCTTGGTATCAAGCCCAAAATCCCAGCTTTCGCAGCTATTTAGATGCTTTTGCGGCGGGTATTAATGCTTATGCGAGTAAACATCCTGATTTAATCGATGATGCTGTTGAGGTTGTATTACCAGTTACAGGGGAAGATGTTTTAGCTCACCTGCATCGGGTAATGCATTTCACATTTGTAGTTAATCCCAGTGTGGTGGCTCTTGTGAGCAAACAGGAATCACTTCCAGGTTCTAATGGTTGGGCGATCGCACCTTCTCGGTCTAGCAGTGGCAATGCTATGCTGTTAGCAAACCCCCATCTACCTTGGTCAGACTTGTTTTTGTGGTATGAAGCGCAAATTACCGCACCGGGAATTGATGCATATGGCGCGACATTGGTGGGAGTGCCGGTTTTAGCGATCGCCTTTAACGATAACTTAGGTTGGACTCACACTGTCAACACCCATGATGGTTGGGACGCTTACAAGCTGAAGTTAAGCGATAAAGGTTATCTCTTTGATGGTAAAGTTCTGTCTTTTCAAACCCAAACCCGAACCCTACAAGTCAAGCAAACAGACGGCAGCATCCAAGAAAAGCCTTTAGTCGTTAAAAGTTCTGTTCACGGTCCCATAGTTTCAGAAACAGACAATACAGCTATAGCTTTGCGTGTGGTCGGTCTTGACCAACCCGGTGTGCTAGAACAGTGGTGGGATATGGCCCGCGCTCAGAATTTATCACAATTTGAAAAAGCACTCCAGCGCTTGCAACTACCCATGTTTACAGTCATGTATGCTGACCGAGAAGGACACATCATGCACCTGTTTAACGGTCTAGTACCTGTGCGTTCTCAAGGTGATTTTGCTTACTGGGAAGGCGTAGTTCCCGGTGACACATCAAAAACCTTATGGACAAAAAACCACCCTTATCAAGACTTACCAAAAGTCATCGACCCTCCAAGTGGTTGGTTACAGAATACCAATGACCCACCTTGGACAACCACCTTTCCCCCAGCGATTAAAGCCGATGATTATCCGTCTTATATGGCGCCCCGGTGGATGGGTTTCCGGTCCCAACGCTCTGCAAGAATGCTGGCTGAGGATGAAAAAATATCCTTTGCAGAAATGGTGGCATACAAACATTCTACACGGATGGAATTTAGCGATCGCATTCTAGACGATTTGATTCCCGCCGCTCGCAAGTATGGCAACAACTTAGCACAGCAAGCAGCTAATGTCTTAGCAAAATGGGATAGACAAGCAAATGCAGATAGCCAAGGTGCTGTTTTATTTGCAGCTTGGGCAAATAAATTAGACTTTGACAAAGCATTTAGTCAACCTTGGAATCAAACCCAACCACGCACCACCCCCGATGGTTTAGCTGACCCTAAAGCAGCCGTCAAACTATTAGAAACAGTTGCAGCAGAAGTAGAAAAAACCTATGGCAGCTTAGATGTCAACTGGGGAAAAGTTTACCGTATGCGTGCAGGTAATGTAGATTTACCAAGCAACGGCGGTGATGGATATTTAGGAATCTTTCGAGTTGTTAACTTTGCCCCAGAAACAGAAGGACGCTTTCAAGCCGTGAGTGGTGATTCTTTTGTAGCCGCAATAGAATTTTCTCAGCCAGTAAAGGCAATGGCACTTACCGGCTACGGAAATGCAACTCAACCAAATTCACCCCATAGAGAAGATCAATTACAACTTTTCGCTAATAAACAGTTACGTCCAGTGTGGCGCACAAAGCCAGAAATTACAGCCCATTTACAAGAGCGTCAAGTTTTTTAA
- a CDS encoding PepSY-associated TM helix domain-containing protein — protein sequence MVILKLRKLALVLHRYAGIIAGILLVTISLTGSLLVFSGEIEHFFQPQLLTVVPQEQVISAQQISDVAKIAYPNFKTHRLIVPEYPNWVYEVMMQSPKAESINVYINQYTGEVTGSRPWKQSLGGFLIDLHVHLLSGDIGGQVVGVCGVILLLMGVTGLILWNGWHNLKQGLRLRWNAPGKLVNYDLHKLGGMVSVTLLSLLAFTGTAMVFWTPVEAAMHSLTQTPLPPPAPVSKVVAGVPPMGIDDLLQKAQATFPAAKFYKIFPAKEPEDAFSVWMHLSDENEFNKTPWLYFDQYTGELLQIKSFNKAPFASQFMEAMVVLHFGEYGGWVSKVVYFIIGLSPLGLLITGLIMWQQRRWAEARRKEAKTVARRTLESH from the coding sequence ATGGTCATTTTGAAACTACGCAAACTCGCCCTGGTTTTGCATCGCTATGCAGGCATAATTGCTGGTATCTTACTTGTGACTATTTCCCTAACAGGTAGCCTGCTAGTATTTTCAGGAGAAATTGAGCATTTTTTTCAACCTCAGCTACTAACAGTTGTTCCCCAAGAACAGGTTATTTCAGCCCAGCAAATTTCTGATGTTGCTAAGATTGCTTATCCAAATTTTAAAACTCATCGCCTCATCGTTCCAGAGTATCCCAATTGGGTGTATGAAGTGATGATGCAGTCTCCAAAGGCTGAATCTATAAATGTGTATATCAACCAATACACAGGTGAGGTGACTGGTTCTCGCCCTTGGAAACAAAGTTTAGGTGGGTTTTTGATTGATTTGCACGTCCACCTGCTTTCTGGAGATATTGGGGGGCAAGTGGTTGGAGTTTGTGGGGTTATATTGCTACTGATGGGGGTAACTGGTTTAATTTTGTGGAATGGCTGGCATAACCTGAAACAGGGCTTGAGATTGCGTTGGAATGCTCCTGGGAAACTGGTAAATTATGACCTCCACAAACTTGGGGGTATGGTATCTGTAACCCTTTTAAGTCTGCTGGCTTTTACCGGAACGGCAATGGTTTTTTGGACTCCTGTGGAAGCTGCTATGCATTCTCTGACACAAACGCCACTACCTCCCCCTGCACCGGTGTCTAAGGTTGTAGCTGGTGTCCCTCCAATGGGAATTGATGATTTATTGCAAAAAGCTCAGGCAACTTTTCCCGCAGCTAAATTCTACAAAATTTTTCCAGCAAAGGAACCTGAGGATGCTTTCAGTGTCTGGATGCACCTTTCTGATGAAAATGAGTTTAACAAAACTCCTTGGCTTTATTTTGATCAATATACAGGTGAGCTTTTGCAAATCAAAAGTTTTAATAAAGCTCCTTTTGCCAGCCAATTTATGGAAGCAATGGTAGTTTTACATTTTGGTGAATATGGTGGATGGGTAAGTAAAGTTGTCTATTTCATTATTGGTTTAAGTCCCCTAGGTCTGCTGATTACGGGGTTGATTATGTGGCAGCAGCGACGTTGGGCAGAAGCTAGGCGTAAGGAAGCAAAGACCGTGGCGAGACGAACTTTAGAAAGTCATTAG
- a CDS encoding TonB-dependent siderophore receptor — translation MKVEKLVQSLLVTGSVVMVATTPAKSEEIPVQSVQNTDTSISNQQISALSSSTQELATNKKIPRLDKIGHLPKSAEMLVQKPTSSGASSQELVQITEVKLNTTEKGFELILVTSKGEQLQLAPKKDGKTYFVDISQAQLKTPFRQEKPVAGITEVTVTNLDAKTIRLKVIAETDLPKVDLFDDDQGLIFDFIPVTSSAQSQPQPQTQPASTAELVQVTGVKLNNTEKGLEIILETPKGEQLQITPKTEGNTYIADIAKAQLNTPFNQENPIAGITEVTVTNLDANTIRLKVITEADAPQVELFDDAEGLVFNLIPVASSTEPPQTQPTPPSTQSESEAQPEQPTAEAETPIELVVTGEQDKYRVIDATTATRTDTALRDTPQSIQVVPQQVLKDQQVLKLNDAVRNVSGVSSGDSFAGTRDGFVIRGFSSSFGGNILTNGLGSNGFTSGFNETANLERVEVLKGPASVLYGNLEPGGVINLVTKKPLFQPFYAAELQIGNNSFYRGAIDISNPLNIDKTASYRLNAAYENSGTFRNFDQRIERTFFTPVVSLQIGKQTDLTLEFSYLNDERPFDRGLIAIGNKVVDTPYNRIFGEPDDVSKLEEISASYQLEHRFNENLKLRNTFRFLSSDTFDYRADPQVLNAETGELQRNFRSNDDIARRYALQTDLTSKFKTGAVDHTLLFGVDFSRNTSEGTQSRLPAGLTPSINIFNPIYNQTARPGLSELTNVVRNNEDSANSLGFFLQDQIALANNLKLVLGGRFDFADQESKDNTSDTTSNQYNEAFSPRVGIVYQPTQPISLYASYSESFQPNFATKVDGSFLKPERGRQYEAGIRGEFLNNRLVTNLAAYQITKSNVATTDINNPDFSVAIGEQQSSGIELDVAGQILPGWNVIASYSYTDAKVTASNEGLKNNRLSNVPYNAASLWTTYELQKGNLQGLGFGIGMFFVGERQGDLGNTFQVPSYVRTDAAIFYRRNNWKAGLNFKNLFDVQYIRASEYREAITPGDPFTVVGSISVEF, via the coding sequence ATGAAAGTAGAGAAATTAGTTCAAAGCCTGTTAGTTACAGGTTCTGTTGTCATGGTGGCAACTACTCCAGCTAAAAGCGAGGAAATACCAGTTCAATCAGTGCAAAACACTGATACTAGCATTAGTAACCAGCAAATATCAGCTTTATCGAGTTCAACACAGGAACTAGCAACAAACAAAAAAATCCCACGACTGGATAAGATTGGACATCTGCCCAAGAGTGCAGAAATGCTAGTACAAAAGCCAACCTCAAGCGGAGCCAGTTCCCAAGAACTGGTACAAATTACAGAAGTTAAGCTGAATACCACCGAAAAAGGTTTTGAACTTATTTTGGTGACTTCCAAGGGGGAACAGTTACAGCTTGCACCCAAAAAAGACGGCAAAACATACTTTGTTGATATTTCCCAAGCACAACTAAAGACACCATTTCGCCAAGAAAAACCCGTTGCAGGTATTACAGAAGTCACAGTCACCAACCTGGATGCCAAAACTATCAGGCTGAAAGTTATAGCTGAGACAGATTTGCCCAAAGTAGACTTATTTGATGATGACCAAGGTTTAATTTTTGACTTTATACCAGTTACATCCTCTGCTCAGTCGCAGCCGCAACCTCAAACCCAACCAGCATCAACAGCAGAACTGGTGCAAGTTACAGGAGTCAAGCTAAATAATACCGAAAAAGGGTTAGAAATTATTTTAGAGACTCCCAAAGGTGAACAGTTGCAAATCACACCGAAAACTGAAGGCAACACATATATTGCCGATATTGCCAAAGCGCAACTGAACACACCATTTAACCAAGAGAACCCTATTGCAGGAATTACTGAAGTCACAGTTACAAACCTTGATGCCAATACCATCAGGCTAAAGGTTATAACTGAAGCTGATGCACCACAAGTAGAGTTATTTGATGATGCCGAAGGTTTAGTTTTTAATCTTATACCAGTTGCATCATCAACAGAACCACCCCAAACACAACCAACACCACCATCTACTCAGTCAGAGTCTGAAGCTCAACCAGAACAACCAACAGCTGAAGCTGAGACACCTATTGAATTGGTAGTTACGGGTGAGCAAGACAAATATCGCGTAATTGACGCTACCACTGCAACGAGAACTGATACAGCACTACGTGATACTCCCCAGTCAATTCAGGTAGTTCCCCAGCAGGTGTTGAAAGACCAACAAGTTCTCAAGTTGAATGATGCAGTTCGTAACGTCAGCGGAGTTAGCTCTGGTGATAGTTTTGCTGGTACCAGAGACGGCTTCGTGATTCGTGGTTTCTCAAGTTCTTTTGGCGGAAATATTCTCACCAATGGCTTAGGTAGTAATGGTTTTACTAGTGGATTTAACGAAACTGCCAACTTAGAGCGAGTAGAAGTTCTCAAGGGACCAGCTTCTGTCTTATACGGCAATCTAGAGCCTGGGGGGGTGATCAACTTAGTTACAAAAAAGCCGCTATTTCAGCCGTTTTATGCTGCTGAACTACAAATAGGAAACAATTCCTTTTATCGCGGTGCAATAGATATATCCAATCCTTTAAATATAGACAAAACTGCTAGCTATCGGCTGAATGCAGCTTACGAAAATTCCGGAACTTTCCGCAACTTTGACCAACGTATTGAGCGCACCTTCTTCACGCCTGTAGTTAGTTTGCAAATCGGCAAGCAGACAGATTTAACTCTAGAATTTAGTTATTTGAATGACGAACGACCTTTTGACCGGGGTCTTATAGCTATTGGCAATAAAGTTGTTGATACTCCCTACAACCGGATTTTTGGTGAACCAGATGATGTGAGTAAGCTAGAAGAAATAAGTGCCAGCTATCAGTTAGAGCATCGGTTTAATGAAAATTTAAAACTGCGGAATACATTTCGATTCCTGTCATCTGATACTTTTGACTATCGTGCCGACCCACAAGTACTAAATGCGGAAACAGGCGAATTACAAAGAAATTTCCGCTCAAATGATGATATTGCCAGAAGATATGCCTTGCAAACTGATTTGACAAGTAAATTCAAAACTGGTGCGGTAGATCATACTTTGCTGTTCGGTGTTGATTTCTCTAGAAATACTTCTGAAGGAACACAAAGCCGATTGCCAGCCGGGTTGACTCCAAGTATCAATATTTTTAATCCAATTTACAACCAAACAGCCAGACCTGGTCTTTCAGAACTCACAAATGTAGTACGTAATAACGAGGACAGTGCAAATTCTTTAGGCTTCTTTTTGCAAGATCAGATTGCGCTAGCTAATAATTTGAAATTAGTATTGGGTGGAAGGTTTGACTTTGCAGACCAAGAAAGCAAGGACAATACCAGCGATACTACTTCTAATCAATACAATGAAGCCTTTAGTCCGCGTGTTGGTATTGTATATCAACCAACTCAGCCAATTTCACTCTACGCCAGTTACAGCGAATCATTTCAACCAAATTTTGCTACTAAAGTTGATGGTTCTTTCCTGAAACCAGAACGTGGTAGGCAGTATGAAGCGGGTATCCGAGGGGAATTTCTGAATAACAGACTGGTAACTAATTTAGCAGCTTATCAAATTACTAAGTCCAATGTTGCGACGACAGATATAAACAATCCAGACTTTAGCGTCGCTATCGGTGAACAGCAAAGTTCGGGTATTGAGCTTGATGTTGCTGGGCAAATTCTCCCTGGTTGGAATGTGATCGCTTCCTATAGCTATACAGATGCCAAAGTCACCGCAAGTAATGAAGGATTGAAAAATAATAGATTGAGCAATGTTCCCTATAATGCTGCCAGCCTTTGGACTACCTATGAACTTCAAAAAGGTAATCTGCAAGGATTAGGGTTTGGAATTGGGATGTTTTTTGTGGGAGAACGCCAAGGTGATTTGGGAAATACTTTCCAAGTGCCTAGCTATGTCCGCACAGATGCAGCCATTTTTTACCGCAGAAATAATTGGAAAGCAGGTCTTAACTTCAAAAACCTTTTTGATGTTCAGTACATCCGCGCATCTGAATATAGAGAAGCTATTACTCCTGGCGATCCTTTTACCGTCGTTGGTTCAATCTCCGTAGAGTTTTAA